From a region of the Panicum virgatum strain AP13 chromosome 2K, P.virgatum_v5, whole genome shotgun sequence genome:
- the LOC120665999 gene encoding uncharacterized protein LOC120665999, whose protein sequence is MQSPSKISSASASPTTPAVCRLQGWADLPEGLLQSIIPLLGSFLEVLAFAGTCRSWRSAFSSYPSKSTFCTLLPPLLVRPHIRVHARRLPSRSDDGHKLRTCQVLDLANLGTALRCQIPEDTFEMLRFAGSSYGQLICGGGRNCVVVDVFTGARVLPPQLPFRFSGDTYFYSGMLTAPLASHDAHLLVCAAPKQGSTQHSLLDWPLGSDSWSELRLNDSRIEQIVEFKGQFIALDYEYRLHTLSLAPQLGLQEISTVWWDDMDACPYLRPWLVVCGDILLIVDHYISLLFDGAPVNYEAYRLDMSTVPAVWVKVEKLENYVLFIGSDVRSPAFSCISPGRWGRRNNCLYYAYYDVPWILHGLGDEADAVWDPDNDPDIEFKRNWYTQLQPFWVYPSMFYADADGE, encoded by the coding sequence ATGCAAAGTCCTAGCAAAATCTCCAGCGCCTCTGCCTCTCCTACAACCCCTGCTGTGTGCAGGCTTCAAGGGTGGGCGGATCTCCCAGAAGGTCTGCTTCAATCCATCATTCCTCTGTTGGGCTCCTTCCTCGAGGTCCTCGCTTTTGCGGGCACCTGTCGCTCTTGGCGCTCCGCCTTCTCCTCATACCCATCCAAATCCACATtctgcaccttgctcccacctcTCCTTGTCCGACCTCATATCAGAGTCCATGCTCGTCGTCTCCCTTCCAGAAGTGATGACGGTCACAAGCTCCGCACATGCCAGGTCCTTGATCTAGCCAACCTGGGAACTGCCCTGCGCTGCCAGATTCCTGAAGACACATTTGAGATGTTACGCTTTGCAGGCTCTTCTTATGGTCAGCTGATTTGTGGTGGCGGCAGAAATTGTGTTGTGGTTGATGTATTCACAGGTGCCAGAGTTTTACCACCACAGCTCCCATTCAGATTCAGTGGGGACACTTATTTCTACTCTGGCATGCTGACAGCTCCCCTCGCCTCACATGATGCACACCTCCTAGTTTGCGCCGCACCCAAACAAGGCAGCACCCAACACTCCCTGCTTGATTGGCCACTTGGAAGTGATTCTTGGTCAGAACTAAGGCTCAATGATTCACGGATTGAGCAGATTGTGGAGTTCAAAGGTCAGTTCATTGCGCTGGACTATGAGTACAGGCTCCACACTCTATCCTTGGCCCCCCAGCTTGGTCTGCAGGAGATATCAACTGTGTGGTGGGATGACATGGATGCATGCCCGTATCTAAGGCCATGGCTTGTGGTGTGTGGTGACATACTCCTCATTGTTGACCACTACATATCCCTTTTATTTGATGGGGCACCTGTCAACTACGAAGCTTATCGCCTCGACATGTCAACTGTACCTGCAGTTTGGGTGAAGGTAGAGAAGCTGGAGAATTACGTGCTCTTTATTGGAAGCGATGTGAGGAGCCCTGCGTTTTCTTGCATCAGCCCGGGACGATGGGGTAGGAGGAACAACTGCTTGTACTACGCATATTATGATGTACCCTGGATCTTGCATGGGCTTGGTGATGAGGCAGATGCTGTGTGGGATCCAGACAATGACCCTGACATTGAGTTCAAGAGGAACTGGTACACCCAATTGCAGCCCTTTTGGGTGTACCCAAGCATGTTCTACGCTGATGCTGATGGCGAGTGA